One genomic region from Entelurus aequoreus isolate RoL-2023_Sb linkage group LG14, RoL_Eaeq_v1.1, whole genome shotgun sequence encodes:
- the LOC133664761 gene encoding cytochrome P450 7A1, which translates to MIISIALIWAVLVGFCCILWLAVGTRRRQPGEPAVENGLIPYLGCALQFGANPLQFLRSRQKKYGPIFTCKIAGQYIHFLCDPFSYHSVIRQGRHLDWRKFHFATSVKAFGHDSFDPRHGHTTENLHQTFLKTLQGEALPSLIESMIGHLQDVMLRSNTLRPSRDHWEVDGIFAFCYKVMFESGYLTLFGKDFGEDKCKAREAAQKALVLNALENFKEFDKIFPALVAGLPIHVFKSAYSARENLAKTMHAENLSKRENVSDLISMRMILNDSLSTFNDVSKARTHVALLWASQANTLPATFWSLFYMIRSPDAMKAAREEVQKVLKGSDLTTDPGGPTLNLTRAQLDNMPVMDSIIKEAMRLSSASMNVRVAKEDFLLHLDNQEAYHIRKDDVIALYPPMLHYDPEIYEDPYEYKYDRFLDDQGQEKTTFHRQGRRLRYFCMPFGSGVTKCPGRFFAIYEIKQFLTLVLAYFQMELLDPAIKVPPLDQSRAGLGILQPTYDVDFRYRLQSN; encoded by the exons TACCTTATCTTGGTTGTGCTCTGCAATTCGGGGCCAACCCTCTGCAGTTCCTCCGCAGCCGTCAGAAGAAGTATGGCCCCATTTTCACCTGCAAGATTGCGGGCCAGTACATTCACTTCCTGTGTGACCCCTTCTCCTACCACTCAGTCATCAGACAGGGTAGACACCTGGACTGGAGGAAGTTCCACTTTGCTACATCTGTAAAG gcATTTGGCCACGACAGCTTTGACCCCCGACATGGGCACACCACAGAAAACCTCCACCAGACCTTTCTGAAGACTCTGCAAGGCGAAGCATTACCTTCCCTGATTGAGAGTATGATAGGACACCTCCAGGATGTCATGTTGAGGTCCAACACACTCAGACCTAGCAGGGACCACTGGGAGGTGGATGGCATTTTCGCTTTCTGCTACAAG GTGATGTTTGAGTCTGGCTACCTGACTTTGTTTGGTAAAGACTTTGGTGAGGATAAGTGCAAAGCCCGGGAAGCCGCTCAGAAAGCCTTGGTGCTCAATGCCTTGGAGAATTTCAAGGAGTTTGACAAGATCTTCCCGGCTCTGGTGGCCGGCCTGCCTATCCACGTCTTCAAGAGTGCCTACAGCGCCAGAGAG AACCTAGCAAAGACCATGCACGCCGAAAACCTGTCCAAGCGGGAGAACGTTTCGGATCTGATCTCAATGAGGATGATCCTGAATGATTCCTTATCTACCTTCAACGACGTGAGCAAGGCCAGGACTCACGTGGCGCTGCTTTGGGCTTCACAGGCGAACACCTTGCCCGCAACCTTTTGGAGTCTTTTTTACATGATCAG AAGTCCAGACGCCATGAAAGCGGCGCGGGAGGAGGTGCAAAAAGTGCTGAAGGGTTCCGATCTGACCACCGACCCCGGCGGCCCCACGCTGAACCTGACCAGGGCCCAGCTGGACAACATGCCCGTCATGG ACAGCATCATCAAGGAGGCCATGCGTCTGTCCAGCGCCTCCATGAACGTGCGCGTGGCCAAGGAGGACTTCCTGCTGCACCTGGACAACCAGGAAGCTTACCATATAAGGAAGGATGACGTCATCGCCCTCTACCCTCCCATGCTGCACTACGACCCCGAGATCTACGAAGACCCTTAC GAGTACAAGTACGACCGCTTCCTGGACGACCAGGGTCAGGAGAAGACCACCTTCCATCGCCAGGGCCGCCGCCTGCGCTACTTCTGCATGCCTTTCGGCTCGGGCGTCACCAAATGTCCCGGCCGGTTCTTCGCCATCTACGAAATCAAACAGTTCTTGACTCTGGTCTTGGCCTACTTTCAAATGGAACTCCTGGACCCCGCCATCAAAGTCCCGCCCTTGGACCAATCGCGCGCCGGCCTGGGGATCCTTCAGCCGACGTACGACGTGGACTTTAGGTACAGGTTGCAGTCCAACTAG
- the tmem70 gene encoding transmembrane protein 70, mitochondrial: MVSPCPSGVSVALPHLASPPRTSLRVFNIYFYCYLKRNMFNVRSLCKARLCFIPKLLSRTHESPSLASFCSGLTGSPLHAARRTPLILQHTRSHTPWTASLCTAPRSDPGDLIYSGTLGAAVRGVKMFSYSTSGASLFLMPQILLKTGLGVQSLAVQAAFCGIIGFFTFLTPVFLHLITKGYVVRLYHNPDTDTYTAVTYSVVLTERRTVFRQDQVRVPAISKMFTTFCADNTGLLVNPDLFAAPQDYNHLMGYDKPFTFTPDDQ, translated from the exons ATGGTGTCCCCTTGTCCCTCTGGTGTTTCCGTAGCACTTCCGCATTTAGCTTCCCCACCCCGGACTTCACTTCGTGTGTTTAATATATACttttattgttatttaaaaagaaacatgtttaatgtcagGAGTCTGTGTAAAGCCCGTCTTTGTTTCATCCCGAAATTGTTGAGTCGAACTCACGAATCACCTTCGTTGGCGTCTTTTTGCAGCGGACTGACCGGAAGTCCTCTTCATGCGGCCAGAAGGACGCCGCTTATACTTCAG CACACCCGCTCCCACACACCATGGACCGCTAGTCTCTGCACCGCGCCTCGGTCTGACCCCGGGGACCTGATCTACTCCGGCACTCTGGGGGCTGCAGTCCGTG GTGTGAAGATGTTCTCCTACAGCACCAGTGGGGCGAGTCTCTTCCTCATGCCGCAGATCCTCTTAAAGACCGGCCTGGGAGTCCAGAGTCTGGCTGTGCAGGCGGCCTTCTGCGGCATCATCGGCTTCTTCACCTTCCTCACCCCGGTGTTCCTCCACCTCATCACCAAGGGCTACGTGGTCCGCCTCTACCACAACCCTGACACGGACACTTACACCGCCGTCACCTACAGCGTCGTCCTCACCGAGCGCCGGACGGTCTTCCGTCAGGACCAGGTCCGGGTGCCGGCCATCAGCAAGATGTTCACCACCTTCTGCGCCGACAACACAGGGCTGCTGGTCAACCCGGACCTCTTTGCCGCCCCCCAGGACTACAACCACCTGATGGGCTACGATAAACCCTTCACCTTCACCCCGGACGACCAGTGA